The genomic DNA CAGATGCTGGCCGACAAGCCCGACCACATCAACTTCATCTAGGGGAGGAGCCATGCACGTCCTGCTTCTTGGCGCAACGGGAATGCTCGGCACGGCCTTTGCTTTTAAATTTGCCGAAAAAGGCCTTCCCTTCACCCCCCTGGGGCACCGGGACTTGCGCATCGAATCGGCCGACTCCGTGGCGGCGGCCTTCGCCGCCCATCCCGCCGACGTGGTCGTCAACTGCACGGGCATCGTCAGCATCAATCCCTGCGAGGACGATCCCGAGCACTGCACCGCCGTCAACGCCCTGGGCGCGCTCTACGTCTCGCGCCAAGCGGCCGCCCGGGGCATGACCATGGTGCAGTTCAGCTCCCATGCCGTGTTCGACGGCCAGAAAGAAGGCTTTTACACCGAGGACGACGTGCCCCGGCCCCAAAGCGTCTACGCCGTGTCGAAATACGCCTGCGAGGTCTACGCCGCCCTGTGCCCCAGCCACTACGTCCTGCGCGTGCCGGCCATGTTCGGCCCCCGGCGTAACGACTCCCTGGGCTTTGTCGACAAGATGCTCGCCTTCATGGAACAGGGGCGCGAACTGCGCGTGGCCGACGACAAGATCGATTCGCCGACCTACAGCCTGGACGTGGCCGAAACGGCCATCGGCCTGCTTTCGGACAAGGCCCCTTACGGCCTCTACCACGCCGCCAACGACGGCTGCGTGAGCTATTACGACTTCATCGACGCCGTGCGCGAGATGACCGGGTTGCAGGCGACCCTGCATCGGGCCAAGGACGCGGATTTTCCTTCCCGCGTGCCCAAGCCCTTGCGCACGGCCATGCGCTCGGTCAAACTCCCCGCCTTGCGCGGCTGGCGCGAAGCCCTGGCCGACTATCTCCAATCCCGCGGCCGCCAGGCCGGCCAAAGCCGTTGACCGGCGGAGTCCGCATCCCTATGCCCCACAGCCGTTGCCTTCTGTGCGCCCATGACGCCTTTCTGGACGTCTCCCCACCCGGCCTGGTCGGGGTCACCTCGGACTGCAAGCCCTGGCCCCGGGCCGGGGAGCTGCGCCTGTGCCGGCGCTGCGGCCATGTGCAAAAAGCCCTCACGCCCCAGTGGCTGCGGGACGTGGCCGAAATTTACGCCGGCTACGAACTCTATCCCTTAAGCGCCCTGTCCGAACAGATGATCCGCGTCGGCGACGGCTTCGTGTCCCGCAACGGCCATCTGGCCGACCGGTTGGCCGGGGTTCATCCCATTGC from Solidesulfovibrio carbinolicus includes the following:
- a CDS encoding SDR family oxidoreductase gives rise to the protein MHVLLLGATGMLGTAFAFKFAEKGLPFTPLGHRDLRIESADSVAAAFAAHPADVVVNCTGIVSINPCEDDPEHCTAVNALGALYVSRQAAARGMTMVQFSSHAVFDGQKEGFYTEDDVPRPQSVYAVSKYACEVYAALCPSHYVLRVPAMFGPRRNDSLGFVDKMLAFMEQGRELRVADDKIDSPTYSLDVAETAIGLLSDKAPYGLYHAANDGCVSYYDFIDAVREMTGLQATLHRAKDADFPSRVPKPLRTAMRSVKLPALRGWREALADYLQSRGRQAGQSR